The DNA region GGCGCCGCAGTACTGCTGGTAGAAATCATCGGTAAAGCCCTTGAGGTCGATGTTGGCCGCGTCGATGTGCGGGCCGAGCTCGTCCAGACATTGCGGGCTCATGAAGCCGTTGGACACGAGCACGTTTTTCAGACCGCGTTCGTGCGCCAGCTTGGCCGTGGGCAGGACCAGCTCGAAAAAGATGGTGGGCTCGGAGTAGGTGTAGGCGATGGAGTGCGCGCCGTAGCGCTTGGCCGCCTCCACGATCTGCTCCGGCGCAAACCGCTCGCCGCGCACCTCCTGCCCTTGCTTGGGCGGAAAGGAGAGGGAGTAGTTCTGGCAGAATGAGCACGCCAGGTTGCACCCCATAGTGCCTACGGAAAAGCTGGTGGTACCGGGGTAGAAATGATAGAGCGGCTTCTTCTCGATGGGGTCCAGGTTGGCCGCGGCCACGCGGTCGGCCACCAGGGTGAAGAGATCGCCGTCTTTGTTTACGCGGACGCCGCATTTGCCGCGCTCATCTGGTTCGATGTGGCAGAAGTGGCTGCACAGCTGGCACAGGACGGCGTTGTCGTCCTGCCGCTTCCACAAAAGGGCTGGTTGCACCTTGGGTTCCTCCTAGCGTCTGATCCTGGGGACCCGCACCTCCGGGACGATGAGCATGGGCGGTTCCTGGCTGTTCTCCTCTTCTTCCTGAGGCTGTGGCCGGACCTGGATGACGTTGTCCTGACCGGGACCGCTCTCCATGATCATGGAGTCGGAGCCGGAGAAGGTACCCATGTAGTTGTCGCGCCGGGGCGCTTCCTGCGTGCCGTTCTGCGGAAACGCCGGGCCGGCTGTGAGCAGGCAGAGAGCCGCCAGGACAAATGGAATTGTGACGATGGTTCGCATTGCGAGTGTCTCCTTGAGACGATACAATCTTATTCGTACAATACGTCCGGGCGGCGGGGATGAAAACCCTCCCGGTAACAAAATACCCAAAACCTTTCCGTATTAGCATTTAAATGGAGCAACAAGCATGCCGGAGCGCGCTAAATCATATGCCGAAGCGGGCGTCAGCCTCGAACGCGCGGAATCCCTCGTTTCTCGGATCAAATCTCTCGTAGCGGATACTCACACCAAGGGCGTGGTCTCTGATATCGGCGGGTTCGGCGGGCTGTTCCGCCCGGACTTCGGTGAGTTCAAGAACCCTCTGCTCGTGGCCTCCACCGACGGCGTGGGCACCAAGCTCAGGCTCGCCTTTGCCTTCAACCGCCACGCCACCGTGGGGGTCGATCTCGTGGCCATGAGCGTCAACGACGTGCTGGTGCATGGCGCCAACCCACTGTTCTTCCTTGACTACTTCGCCACCGGCAGGCTCGACGTCCAGGTGGCCGAGTCGGTCATCGCCGGCGTGGCCGCCGGCTGCAAGGAGGCGGGCTGCGCCCTGCTGGGCGGCGAGAGCGCCGAGATGCCGGACATGTATCCCGATGGCGAGTACGACCTGGCCGGCTTCTGCGTGGGCATGACGGACGACTCCAACATCGTGGACGGCTCCTCCATCCGCGTGGGCGACGCGGTTATCGGCCTTGCCTCTTCCGGCATCCACTCCAACGGCTACTCCCTGGTGCGCAAGGTCTTCGAGAAGTCCGGCGCCAAGCCGCACGACACCTTCCCGGGCGAGGACGCCAGCTTTGACGAGGTGCTGCTGCGGCCCACGGCCATCTACGTCCGGCCCATCCTCAACCTGCTGCGCGACTTCGAGGTCCGCGGCATGGCCCACATCACCGGCGGCGGTTTCTACGAGAACATTCCCCGCGTGCTGCCGCGCGGCGTGCAGGTGAACATCCAGTACGGCTCCTGGGACATCGCCCCGGTCTTCACCTGGCTGCAGGAGGTGGGCGAGATTCCGTGGCACGAGATGCTCAACATCTTCAACTGCGGCATCGGCTACATCTGCATCGTGGACAAGGATGCGCAGGAAGACGTGCTGTCGCGCCTCTCCGCCCTGGGCCAGAAGGCCTACTCCATCGGCACCGTGGAAAAGCGCGCCGAAGACGACTCCCCGCAGGTGGTGGTGCA from Oceanidesulfovibrio marinus includes:
- the amrS gene encoding AmmeMemoRadiSam system radical SAM enzyme yields the protein MQPALLWKRQDDNAVLCQLCSHFCHIEPDERGKCGVRVNKDGDLFTLVADRVAAANLDPIEKKPLYHFYPGTTSFSVGTMGCNLACSFCQNYSLSFPPKQGQEVRGERFAPEQIVEAAKRYGAHSIAYTYSEPTIFFELVLPTAKLAHERGLKNVLVSNGFMSPQCLDELGPHIDAANIDLKGFTDDFYQQYCGAKLTPVKNNLKRIAKSDWWLEVTTLVIPGANDNPAELTRLAEFIAGNLGLEVPWHISRFHPTYKLMDRDSTPTKTLEMAYDIGKKAGLYYVYVGNVPGHPGNNTYCPGCNAVAIRREGFQVVKADLSKCSECGRPVHGVAMNALEDRYAG
- the purM gene encoding phosphoribosylformylglycinamidine cyclo-ligase, which codes for MPERAKSYAEAGVSLERAESLVSRIKSLVADTHTKGVVSDIGGFGGLFRPDFGEFKNPLLVASTDGVGTKLRLAFAFNRHATVGVDLVAMSVNDVLVHGANPLFFLDYFATGRLDVQVAESVIAGVAAGCKEAGCALLGGESAEMPDMYPDGEYDLAGFCVGMTDDSNIVDGSSIRVGDAVIGLASSGIHSNGYSLVRKVFEKSGAKPHDTFPGEDASFDEVLLRPTAIYVRPILNLLRDFEVRGMAHITGGGFYENIPRVLPRGVQVNIQYGSWDIAPVFTWLQEVGEIPWHEMLNIFNCGIGYICIVDKDAQEDVLSRLSALGQKAYSIGTVEKRAEDDSPQVVVQNLPS